From Deinococcus multiflagellatus, the proteins below share one genomic window:
- a CDS encoding SDR family oxidoreductase produces the protein MEIPGKIIVVTGAASGIGLALATRFVQEGATVVAADRNAAQGAQAAANIGARFVAADVGTEADVQALIEGVLAHEGRIDLFCSNAGVAIGEGPESPDAHWDLSHRVNVMSHVWAARHLLPHMLARGEGYLLNTASAAGLLTELHSAPYAVSKHGALALAEWLAITYGDRGIRVACLCPEGVWTPMIAHAPLLQQTAITTDELVDKTLAALRAEAFLITTHPTTLKGFALKAADYDGWIARMRALRTKAMTLLGKA, from the coding sequence ATGGAGATACCGGGCAAAATCATTGTGGTCACCGGGGCCGCGTCCGGGATTGGGCTAGCGCTGGCGACGCGCTTTGTGCAGGAGGGGGCCACCGTCGTGGCCGCTGACCGGAATGCCGCCCAGGGCGCCCAGGCCGCCGCGAACATCGGCGCCCGGTTCGTGGCCGCCGACGTGGGCACCGAAGCGGACGTGCAGGCCTTGATCGAAGGCGTGCTGGCCCATGAGGGGCGCATTGACCTCTTCTGCTCCAACGCCGGTGTGGCGATAGGGGAGGGGCCCGAATCGCCGGATGCCCACTGGGACCTCAGCCACCGGGTGAACGTCATGAGCCATGTGTGGGCCGCCCGGCACTTGCTGCCGCACATGCTGGCGCGCGGCGAGGGCTACCTGCTGAACACGGCCTCGGCGGCGGGGCTGCTCACCGAACTGCACTCGGCACCCTACGCGGTCAGCAAGCACGGCGCGCTGGCCCTGGCCGAGTGGCTGGCGATCACCTACGGCGACCGGGGCATCCGCGTGGCCTGCCTGTGCCCGGAAGGGGTCTGGACCCCCATGATCGCGCACGCGCCGCTGCTGCAGCAAACCGCCATCACCACCGATGAGCTGGTGGACAAGACGCTGGCCGCCCTGCGCGCCGAGGCCTTCCTGATCACCACCCACCCCACCACCCTAAAGGGCTTTGCGCTCAAGGCCGCCGACTACGACGGCTGGATTGCACGCATGCGCGCCCTGCGCACGAAGGCCATGACCCTGCTGGGGAAGGCGTGA
- a CDS encoding phosphotransferase family protein, with amino-acid sequence MTRPDTAPVRPGEELPLAALQGALRGRVPGDVDALQVEQFPGGFSNLTYLLRLGDTEYVLRRAPLGPVAPGAHDMAREAALLARIHPVLPVAPRPVLVVEDETVLGRPFYLMERRRGVVVRTALPPEYAARPDAPAQLSAALIGTLADLHAVDIDAAGLRAIGRPEGFNARQVDGWSGRWRRARAALQGSGDLPDTLPDEGVMAWLQAHTPTESAHTLVHNDFKLDNLMFDPQDPGRVTALLDWEMTTVGDPLVDLGLTLTYWTLPELPGGAPNRVGAAAPGFLGRDELVAHYEARLARHVTSSLPWYEVLGHFKLAVIVLQIFARYRAGQTQDPRFAPLAAQAAWLITEAQRRIEQAGLPARG; translated from the coding sequence GTGACCCGCCCGGACACCGCCCCGGTGCGCCCAGGCGAGGAGCTGCCGCTGGCCGCGCTGCAAGGCGCCCTGCGAGGCCGCGTGCCGGGCGACGTGGACGCCCTGCAGGTCGAGCAGTTTCCGGGCGGCTTTTCCAACCTCACCTACCTGCTGCGCCTGGGCGACACCGAATACGTGCTGCGCCGGGCGCCGCTGGGTCCGGTGGCCCCCGGCGCCCACGATATGGCGCGCGAGGCCGCCCTCCTGGCGCGCATTCACCCAGTGCTGCCGGTGGCCCCGCGCCCGGTGCTGGTGGTCGAGGATGAGACGGTGCTGGGCCGCCCCTTTTACCTGATGGAACGCCGCCGGGGCGTGGTGGTGCGTACGGCCCTGCCCCCCGAATACGCAGCCCGTCCAGACGCCCCCGCGCAGCTCTCGGCTGCACTGATTGGCACGCTGGCCGACCTGCACGCGGTGGATATTGACGCCGCTGGCCTGCGCGCCATTGGCCGTCCCGAAGGCTTCAACGCGCGGCAGGTCGACGGCTGGTCCGGCCGCTGGCGCCGCGCCCGCGCCGCCCTGCAGGGCAGCGGCGATCTGCCCGATACCCTGCCCGACGAAGGGGTCATGGCGTGGTTGCAGGCCCACACCCCCACAGAAAGCGCGCACACCCTGGTGCACAATGATTTCAAGCTGGACAACCTGATGTTCGACCCCCAGGACCCCGGGCGCGTGACGGCCCTGCTGGACTGGGAGATGACCACGGTGGGCGACCCCCTGGTGGACCTGGGCCTGACGCTCACCTACTGGACGCTGCCCGAGCTGCCCGGCGGCGCCCCAAACCGGGTGGGCGCGGCGGCCCCCGGTTTCCTGGGCCGCGACGAACTGGTGGCGCACTACGAAGCCCGCCTTGCTCGTCATGTGACGAGCAGCCTGCCGTGGTACGAGGTGCTGGGGCATTTCAAGCTGGCGGTGATCGTGCTGCAGATCTTCGCCCGTTACCGCGCCGGCCAGACCCAGGACCCCCGCTTTGCTCCCCTGGCCGCCCAGGCCGCGTGGCTGATCACCGAAGCCCAGCGCCGCATTGAACAGGCGGGCCTGCCTGCCCGTGGCTGA
- a CDS encoding histidine phosphatase family protein, translated as MAELLLVRHGQATPFEADTDRLSPLGQAQARRVGQWLAAEGLTPTHVVHGPLIRQRHTAELAAQAAGVLWPLPSADPRLAEYDGEGLMRVLAPLLAAQDPGVAAWLAQLRQPLPPAERQRAFQGVLEAVAQGWQSGALTHPAVEPWPTFQARVTAALHDLCGLPSGSRAAVFTSGGVIALAVAQVLQAAPARALALNWRVRNASVTRLSFGRGRVSLDSFNEVGHLPPGERSWR; from the coding sequence GTGGCTGAATTGCTGCTGGTGCGCCACGGGCAGGCCACCCCCTTTGAGGCCGACACGGATCGGCTCTCCCCGCTGGGACAGGCGCAGGCCCGCCGGGTGGGGCAGTGGCTGGCCGCCGAGGGTCTGACGCCCACCCATGTGGTACACGGCCCCCTAATTCGCCAGCGCCACACCGCCGAGTTGGCCGCCCAGGCGGCGGGCGTGCTCTGGCCTTTGCCTTCAGCAGACCCCCGCCTGGCCGAGTACGACGGCGAAGGGCTGATGCGGGTGCTGGCCCCGCTGCTCGCCGCGCAGGACCCAGGAGTGGCCGCGTGGCTGGCCCAGCTGCGCCAACCTCTGCCCCCCGCAGAGCGGCAGCGGGCCTTTCAGGGCGTGCTGGAAGCGGTGGCCCAGGGTTGGCAGTCCGGGGCTTTAACTCACCCGGCAGTCGAGCCGTGGCCCACATTCCAGGCGCGCGTGACGGCCGCCCTGCACGACCTCTGCGGCCTGCCTTCTGGGTCCAGGGCGGCCGTGTTCACCAGCGGCGGCGTGATCGCGCTGGCCGTGGCCCAGGTGCTGCAGGCAGCTCCCGCCCGCGCCCTGGCCCTGAACTGGCGGGTGCGCAACGCGTCTGTGACCCGCCTGAGCTTTGGCCGGGGCCGCGTGAGCCTGGACAGCTTCAACGAGGTGGGCCACCTGCCGCCTGGGGAACGTTCCTGGCGCTGA
- a CDS encoding MaoC family dehydratase translates to MKPAELAAHLGQEVACSGWVEVTQARIDAFAHATGDHQFIHTDPVRAAAGPFGGTVAHGFLTLSLLAGEFMTQGGVPTIEGARLVVNYGLNRVRFITPVRAGARLRARAVLQAAQEGEGHVQLTLGNTIEIEGEARPACTAEVVYRIFL, encoded by the coding sequence ATGAAGCCCGCCGAACTGGCCGCGCACCTGGGGCAAGAGGTGGCGTGCTCCGGCTGGGTGGAGGTGACGCAGGCGCGCATTGACGCCTTTGCCCACGCCACGGGGGACCACCAGTTCATTCACACCGACCCCGTGCGCGCGGCGGCCGGGCCGTTTGGGGGCACGGTGGCGCACGGCTTTCTCACCCTGTCGCTGCTGGCGGGCGAATTCATGACCCAGGGCGGGGTGCCTACCATTGAAGGCGCCCGGCTGGTCGTGAACTATGGCCTGAACCGGGTGCGGTTTATTACCCCGGTGCGCGCCGGGGCCCGTCTGCGCGCCCGCGCCGTGCTGCAGGCCGCACAGGAGGGGGAAGGCCACGTGCAACTCACCCTGGGCAACACTATTGAGATTGAAGGCGAGGCCCGGCCCGCCTGCACCGCCGAGGTGGTGTACCGGATTTTCCTGTGA
- a CDS encoding NAD-dependent succinate-semialdehyde dehydrogenase — protein MTVLLNDPVTRTQAYFDGEWRAGARTFEVIHPGTLEPIGAVADCTADDARRAIDAAEEALRAWRQVNPYQRGQILRRWHDLMFEHKEELARLMTLEMGKPITETRGEVHYAASFIEWCAEEAGRISGERISMRQNRKRGFTNAEPVGIVYAVTPWNFPAGMITRKAAPALAAGCVMILKPAEQSPMTALYLAELWLQAGGPANTLQVLPTNDAPAFSAPFMADERVRKLTFTGSTAVGRLLYTQAAQTLKRVSLELGGHAPFLVFEDADLEKAAREVVGSKFRNAGQTCISTNRIYVQRAVAEEFTAILTRLTGKLVLGDPLLDGTGVGPVVEQAGLDKIQAQVQDALQRGARATVGGTVKEGLYFHPTVLTDVHPDSLILREETFGPVAPVVPFDTEEEALRLANASEYGLAAYAYTRDLGRAWRVAEALEYGIVGINDGVPSAGAPHVPFGGMKNSGVGREGGHWGLDEYLETKFISMGL, from the coding sequence ATGACTGTCCTGCTGAACGACCCCGTGACCCGCACCCAGGCCTACTTTGACGGCGAGTGGCGCGCCGGCGCCCGCACCTTCGAGGTGATTCACCCCGGCACCCTGGAACCCATCGGCGCGGTGGCCGACTGCACCGCCGACGACGCCCGGCGCGCCATTGACGCCGCCGAAGAGGCCCTGCGCGCGTGGCGGCAGGTTAACCCGTACCAGCGCGGCCAGATTCTGCGCCGCTGGCACGACCTGATGTTCGAGCACAAGGAAGAGCTCGCCCGCCTGATGACCCTGGAAATGGGCAAGCCCATCACCGAGACGCGCGGCGAGGTGCATTACGCCGCCAGCTTCATCGAATGGTGCGCCGAGGAGGCCGGGCGCATCAGCGGCGAGCGCATTTCCATGCGCCAGAACCGCAAGCGCGGCTTCACGAACGCCGAGCCGGTGGGCATCGTGTACGCCGTGACCCCCTGGAACTTCCCGGCGGGCATGATCACCCGCAAGGCCGCGCCCGCCCTGGCCGCCGGCTGCGTGATGATCCTCAAACCCGCCGAGCAGAGCCCCATGACCGCGCTGTATCTGGCCGAACTGTGGCTGCAGGCGGGCGGCCCGGCGAACACCCTGCAGGTGCTGCCCACCAACGACGCCCCGGCCTTCAGCGCGCCCTTCATGGCCGACGAGCGGGTGCGCAAACTGACCTTCACGGGCTCCACCGCCGTGGGGCGCCTGCTGTACACCCAGGCCGCCCAGACCCTGAAACGGGTCTCCCTGGAACTGGGGGGCCACGCGCCTTTCCTGGTGTTCGAGGACGCCGATCTGGAAAAAGCCGCCCGCGAGGTGGTGGGCAGCAAGTTCCGCAACGCGGGGCAGACCTGCATCAGCACCAACCGCATATATGTGCAGCGCGCCGTGGCCGAGGAATTCACCGCCATCCTCACCCGCCTGACTGGCAAGCTGGTGCTGGGCGACCCCCTGCTGGACGGCACTGGCGTGGGCCCAGTGGTGGAACAGGCCGGCCTGGACAAGATTCAGGCGCAGGTGCAGGACGCCCTGCAGCGCGGCGCCCGCGCCACGGTGGGCGGCACGGTGAAAGAGGGGCTGTACTTCCACCCCACCGTGCTCACCGACGTGCACCCGGATTCGCTCATCCTGCGCGAGGAAACCTTTGGGCCGGTGGCGCCGGTGGTGCCGTTTGACACCGAAGAAGAGGCGCTGCGCCTGGCCAACGCCTCCGAATACGGACTGGCCGCCTATGCCTACACCCGCGACCTGGGCCGGGCGTGGCGCGTGGCCGAGGCGCTGGAGTACGGCATTGTGGGGATTAACGACGGCGTGCCCAGTGCAGGCGCCCCGCATGTGCCTTTCGGCGGCATGAAAAACAGCGGTGTGGGCCGCGAGGGCGGGCACTGGGGCCTGGACGAGTACCTGGAGACCAAGTTCATTTCGATGGGCCTGTAA
- a CDS encoding SDR family oxidoreductase → MPLKQLFDLSGKVALVTGGSRGLGLQIAEALGEYGARVVLTARKVHELEEAAAHLRAQGITVQVLPGDLSALDTIDAAVEGLLAEVGHIDILVNNAGATWGAPTTEHPLQAWQKVMNVNVNGAFVLTQSVLRRSMLPRGWGRIINVASVAGLQGNDPRMVPTLAYNTSKGALVNFTRALAAEFAAQGITVNSICPGYFPTKMTKGTLAYGEAAILEHTPMRRLGSDEDLKGLALLLASDAGAYITGQNIAVDGGITAV, encoded by the coding sequence ATGCCCCTGAAGCAACTGTTTGATCTGAGCGGCAAGGTGGCCCTGGTGACTGGCGGCAGCCGGGGCCTGGGCCTGCAAATCGCCGAGGCCCTGGGCGAATACGGCGCCCGCGTGGTGCTCACGGCCCGCAAAGTCCACGAACTGGAAGAAGCCGCCGCCCACCTGCGCGCCCAGGGCATCACGGTGCAGGTGCTGCCCGGCGACCTCTCGGCCCTGGACACCATTGACGCTGCCGTAGAGGGCCTGCTGGCCGAAGTGGGGCACATTGACATTCTGGTGAACAACGCCGGGGCCACCTGGGGCGCGCCCACCACCGAGCACCCGCTGCAGGCGTGGCAGAAGGTGATGAACGTGAATGTAAACGGCGCGTTCGTGCTGACCCAGAGCGTGCTGCGCCGCTCCATGCTGCCGCGCGGCTGGGGGCGCATCATCAACGTGGCCTCGGTGGCGGGGCTGCAGGGCAACGACCCCCGCATGGTGCCCACCCTGGCCTACAACACCAGCAAGGGGGCCCTGGTGAACTTCACCCGCGCCCTGGCCGCCGAATTCGCCGCGCAGGGCATCACGGTGAACAGCATCTGCCCCGGCTACTTTCCCACCAAGATGACCAAGGGCACCCTGGCCTACGGCGAGGCGGCCATTCTAGAGCACACCCCCATGCGGCGGCTGGGCAGCGACGAGGACCTCAAGGGCCTTGCCCTGCTACTCGCCAGCGACGCCGGGGCGTACATCACCGGGCAGAACATCGCCGTGGACGGCGGAATCACGGCGGTATGA
- a CDS encoding acyl-CoA dehydrogenase family protein gives MTLFDLSPRTRDLHARLQRFMDAHISPNEAEVSRQIDTGDRWAPLPLLETLKEQARAEGLWNLFLPPASDPQGQFGPGLSNLEYAPLCELMGRVWWAPEVFNCSAPDTGNMEVLARYGTPEQQEAWLWPLLRGEIRSAFSMTEPDVASSDATNIQARIERDGDEYVLNGEKWWTSGAGDPRCAVSIFMGKTDPHAPRHAQQSMILVPMNAPGVTTERMLTVFGYDDAPHGHAQMTFRDVRVPAGNLLLGEGRGFEIAQGRLGPGRIHHCMRLIGQAERALDLMIERAQGRVAFGKPLSGHQHVREAIATSRIEIDQARLLTLQAAHLMDTVGNRAARGQIAAIKVVAPNVALRVIDRAIQVFGGAGVSQDTPLALMYAQARTLRLADGPDIVHTETVAKVELGRHARRQED, from the coding sequence ATGACCCTGTTTGACCTTTCCCCGCGCACCCGTGACCTGCACGCGCGTCTGCAGCGCTTCATGGACGCCCACATCTCCCCCAACGAGGCGGAAGTGAGCCGCCAGATTGACACGGGGGACCGCTGGGCCCCGTTGCCCCTGCTGGAAACCCTGAAAGAGCAGGCGCGCGCCGAGGGCCTGTGGAACCTCTTCCTGCCGCCCGCCAGCGATCCCCAGGGCCAGTTTGGTCCCGGCCTCTCCAACCTGGAGTACGCGCCGCTGTGCGAACTGATGGGCCGGGTGTGGTGGGCGCCGGAGGTCTTTAACTGCTCGGCCCCTGACACCGGCAACATGGAGGTGCTGGCGCGCTACGGCACCCCGGAGCAGCAGGAGGCGTGGCTGTGGCCGCTGCTGCGCGGCGAGATCCGCTCGGCTTTTTCCATGACCGAACCCGACGTGGCGTCCAGCGACGCCACCAACATCCAGGCCCGCATTGAGCGCGACGGCGACGAGTATGTCCTGAACGGCGAGAAGTGGTGGACGAGTGGCGCGGGTGATCCCCGCTGCGCTGTGTCCATCTTCATGGGCAAGACCGACCCGCACGCCCCCCGCCACGCGCAGCAGAGCATGATTCTGGTGCCCATGAACGCCCCCGGCGTGACCACCGAGCGCATGCTGACCGTCTTTGGCTACGACGACGCCCCGCACGGCCACGCGCAGATGACCTTCCGCGACGTGCGGGTGCCGGCCGGCAACCTGCTGCTGGGCGAGGGCCGGGGCTTTGAAATCGCGCAGGGGCGCCTGGGACCGGGCCGCATTCACCACTGCATGCGCCTGATCGGGCAGGCCGAGCGCGCCCTGGACCTGATGATCGAGCGCGCCCAGGGGCGGGTGGCCTTTGGCAAGCCCCTGTCCGGCCACCAGCATGTGCGCGAGGCCATCGCCACGTCGCGCATCGAGATTGATCAGGCGCGGCTGCTGACGCTGCAGGCCGCGCACCTGATGGACACTGTGGGCAACCGCGCCGCCCGGGGGCAGATTGCCGCCATCAAGGTGGTGGCGCCGAATGTGGCCCTGCGGGTGATTGACCGCGCCATTCAGGTGTTCGGCGGGGCCGGGGTCAGCCAGGACACGCCGTTGGCCCTGATGTACGCCCAGGCCCGCACCCTGCGGCTGGCCGACGGCCCGGACATCGTGCACACCGAGACGGTGGCCAAAGTGGAATTGGGCCGGCACGCTCGCCGCCAGGAGGACTGA
- a CDS encoding ATP-binding protein, producing the protein MPRTAPRPAAAQDPRLLRAVCDSLSAQVLDAALSEQGDPEAAYEVVLPDELDQTRLGALARGLELTPFETGVVALALATELYPERTLAACATALQLEGPYAGFLTPSLCRRWLPDPAGTDVAAFQPGGALFRYHLIEFGQSVNASVVEALTPLRLTAGALAYLRGDDSAALELRGVAQPLLAGGLLSDSQEAALQTARKHLSRGGNERAVLLYGTQTAAMRSLAGHLLADAAGPALLLDVAALATRPAEELNVILRALERDGRVNTTPLVLDATGDPPEGQTLDDLTGRVLGAATGLCVMLAPDPLPLDSARAILPLEVQAPTPAEQRERWAQALGVGGESSLLRQLGDQYQLSLDRIDTLAREARAALAANASHAARLDRAWEAARTANRRLMGSLAQRIETRAGWDDLILPAADRAALEQIAAHVRHRSQVYEDMGMARPGRGRSIAALFSGPSGTGKTLSAEVLARDLNLDLYRVDLSSTVSKYIGETEKNLKKIFDAADQGGCVLLFDEADSVFGKRGEVRDSNDRYANVQVNYLLQRLESFNGLAVLTTNMESSMDIAFMRRLQFVINFRAPQAQERERLWRGAFPKTLDTSALDFPALAAADVAGGNIRSVVMNAVFMAVARGVPLTQPLVEEALHLEYRKLGRLVL; encoded by the coding sequence ATGCCCCGAACTGCCCCCCGCCCCGCCGCCGCCCAGGACCCCCGCCTGCTGCGCGCTGTCTGTGACAGCCTGAGTGCCCAGGTGCTGGACGCCGCCCTGAGTGAACAGGGTGACCCCGAAGCCGCCTACGAGGTGGTGCTGCCCGATGAGCTGGACCAGACCCGGCTGGGCGCGCTGGCCCGGGGCCTGGAGCTGACCCCCTTTGAAACCGGCGTGGTGGCCCTGGCCCTGGCCACCGAGCTGTACCCCGAGCGCACCCTGGCCGCCTGCGCCACCGCGCTGCAACTGGAAGGCCCCTACGCCGGCTTCCTGACCCCCTCGCTGTGCCGCCGCTGGCTGCCAGACCCTGCCGGCACGGACGTGGCGGCCTTTCAGCCGGGCGGCGCGCTGTTCCGCTACCACCTGATCGAGTTTGGCCAGAGTGTGAATGCCAGCGTGGTGGAGGCCCTGACCCCTCTGCGCCTGACGGCCGGCGCCCTGGCCTACCTGCGCGGCGACGACAGCGCAGCCCTGGAACTGCGCGGCGTGGCGCAGCCGTTGCTCGCCGGGGGGCTGCTGAGCGACTCGCAGGAGGCGGCGCTGCAGACCGCCCGCAAGCACCTGTCGCGCGGGGGCAACGAGCGGGCGGTGCTACTCTACGGCACCCAGACCGCCGCCATGCGCTCGCTGGCCGGGCACCTGCTGGCCGACGCGGCGGGGCCGGCCCTGCTGCTGGACGTGGCGGCCCTGGCCACCCGCCCCGCCGAGGAACTGAATGTGATCCTGCGGGCCCTGGAGCGCGACGGGCGGGTGAACACCACGCCGCTGGTGCTCGACGCCACCGGCGACCCCCCCGAGGGCCAGACCCTGGACGACCTGACCGGGCGCGTGCTGGGGGCCGCCACCGGCCTGTGCGTGATGCTGGCGCCCGATCCGCTGCCGCTGGACTCGGCGCGCGCCATCCTGCCGCTGGAGGTGCAGGCCCCCACCCCCGCCGAGCAGCGCGAGCGCTGGGCCCAGGCGCTGGGCGTGGGCGGCGAGTCCAGTCTGCTGCGCCAGCTGGGCGACCAGTACCAGCTGAGCCTGGACCGCATTGACACCCTGGCGCGCGAGGCGAGGGCCGCCCTGGCGGCCAATGCCTCGCATGCCGCCCGGCTGGACCGCGCCTGGGAAGCGGCCCGCACCGCCAACCGCCGCCTGATGGGCTCGCTGGCCCAGCGCATCGAAACCCGCGCGGGCTGGGACGACCTGATCCTGCCCGCCGCCGACCGCGCCGCGCTGGAACAGATCGCCGCGCATGTGCGCCACCGCTCGCAGGTGTACGAGGACATGGGCATGGCCCGCCCGGGGCGTGGCCGCTCTATCGCGGCCCTTTTCAGCGGGCCCAGCGGCACCGGCAAGACCCTGAGTGCCGAGGTGCTGGCGCGCGACCTGAACCTGGACCTGTACCGGGTGGACCTCAGCAGCACGGTCAGCAAGTACATCGGGGAAACCGAGAAGAACCTCAAGAAGATTTTCGATGCGGCCGACCAGGGCGGCTGCGTGCTGCTGTTCGACGAGGCCGACAGTGTGTTCGGCAAACGCGGCGAGGTCCGCGATTCCAATGACCGCTACGCCAACGTGCAGGTGAACTACCTCCTGCAGCGCCTGGAGAGCTTTAACGGGCTGGCGGTGCTGACCACCAACATGGAAAGCAGCATGGACATTGCCTTCATGCGCCGCCTGCAGTTCGTGATCAACTTCCGCGCGCCGCAGGCCCAGGAACGCGAGCGGCTGTGGCGCGGGGCCTTTCCCAAGACCCTGGACACCAGCGCCCTGGATTTCCCCGCACTCGCCGCCGCCGATGTGGCCGGGGGCAACATCCGCAGCGTGGTGATGAACGCGGTGTTCATGGCCGTGGCGCGCGGCGTCCCGCTGACCCAGCCGCTGGTGGAAGAAGCCCTGCACCTCGAATACCGCAAGCTAGGCCGATTGGTGCTGTAG
- a CDS encoding macro domain-containing protein translates to MTIVYVTGDATQPQGEGPKLLVHVCNDIGAWGRGFVLALSKRFPTPEAEFKRWAAGETGQPYALGEVQFVPVAPDLVVANLVGQHDIARKSRPTAQPPVRYEAIRAGLAHVRLEAGRLGASVHMPRIGAGVAGGDWAVIAPIIEDELTRHGVPVTVYDLPASEAP, encoded by the coding sequence ATGACCATCGTGTACGTGACGGGCGACGCCACCCAGCCGCAGGGCGAGGGCCCCAAGCTGCTGGTGCACGTGTGCAATGACATTGGTGCCTGGGGCCGGGGGTTTGTGCTGGCGCTCTCCAAGCGTTTCCCCACCCCCGAAGCCGAATTCAAACGCTGGGCCGCCGGGGAGACCGGGCAGCCCTACGCGCTGGGCGAGGTGCAATTCGTGCCAGTGGCGCCGGACCTTGTGGTGGCGAATCTGGTGGGGCAGCACGACATCGCCCGCAAAAGCAGGCCCACCGCCCAGCCCCCGGTGCGCTACGAGGCGATTCGCGCCGGGCTGGCGCATGTGCGCCTGGAAGCCGGGCGCCTGGGCGCCAGCGTCCACATGCCCCGGATTGGCGCAGGGGTGGCGGGTGGCGACTGGGCGGTGATCGCGCCCATCATCGAAGACGAGCTGACCCGCCACGGTGTGCCCGTCACCGTGTACGACCTGCCGGCCTCGGAGGCGCCGTGA